acggttttaagttaagtagaaccaaaacagaatacatgtattataagtttagtgaaggccaaactggtgatagggaaggagttagtttggattgaGTGATATTGTTCCaaaataatcactttaaatatttcgactcagttcttcaagtagataggggatgtgaggaagatgttagtcataggattaaaactGGATAGTTGAAGTAGAGACGTGTTATGAGAGTTTTATATGATCGTAAGATttctaataagttgaaaggaaaattttatattACTGCCAGATAACCGGTGATATATAGTAGTAAGTGTTAggcattgaaggagtcgtatgcgtctaacaTAAGGATTGATAAAAAGAGTAAATCTAAATTGATTTAGAGGAAAGTAGTACAATATGATTTAGAAGCATtacaaattttttagaatttaatCCAAAATTATTTAGGATAAAAAAAGTGACTCTATATAATCGAtcctaaattttttaaataaaagatttatttgaattggatataaaaataataaaataatttttaaaattattataaaaatattttttttaatcataaaaTGCAACACCCAGCGGGCATAACATGCTGTCAACAATCACAGCAGGTTGGTGGCCAATGGGTACTACGCCTTTTTTGTTGTTTTTTTTGTCTTCTTGGTGGGGCTCGCACTATCTTCAGCCGTTGCAAAGCCGCGTAACCGACATAACAGGGTTACGTATAAGACTCCGATGCGTGCAACCTGACGGTGTTTTCTATCGGTTTAGCATTGAATTTTAAACgctcaaattatatttttaaataaaaaaattattttaaatattattaaaaaaattattttaaaaaataattttaatatttttataattaaaattaattaaatttaatttttaataatttttaaatattttttaattaatatatttaaaaatatatattttttaataataacttAGTAGTAATGTCAAACAGATTttatatttgtaattttttttaactttttaaatgGTGTGATGTTTTCTAATGTTAATTTTGACGCGCAGATCAAAATGGATACTGCTAGACAAAAAAAGTTCCCTGTTAATTTTTTTTGTtggtaatttttatttatataactcATTTTCACTCATTCATTCTATTTTATGAATAATAATGGAGTAAATGAAGGACAAAGATTACTCTCTCTTTTCTCACTTGCCATGAATTTAGTGAACCACTGGACTCAACCATATCTTCCATTGTTGGCAAGAGGTtcttaagattaattaattattaatggaAATGGAAAgcaaaaatcagagagaaataaGTAATTTTTTGACAAGGATCTTatttattaacaaaaataatatattaactaATTAGTTTAATTTCAAAGTATGTAAATTTAACTCGTTGATAAAtttaaagaattaaattataattctaaaaaaaaaacttagattagATGTAATAATAATCtcttaattggaaatttaatCTTCTCAATTctctttcttaattttttataattaattttattatttattaataatttaatgcaAATTACTAAACATAATCATTAGACGAATAGAGGTAAATGTAAGTTGGGCTTGGTTGGGCCTGAAAGGCTCAGCCCAAGAACCACTGGAAACCCCAAGAGAACGTTATATTGAGAAACAACCACGCGCCAAGAAATAGCGTGGAAACTCCGTTGATTCTTTGTTGAGTTGTCTTTGATCCACCATCAACCGAAGAGCTGTAGTCACAGCGAGCCCTTGGTTTCTCCTAAAATAAAAATCTTTTACCAATTTCGTGTTCGATCCCATTTTCTGACGTATCTCTTTCCCTATATATTTTCTCTTCCCACGGCGAATAAAGTCAGCTGATTCGTCATCCATTGAATACCCACCTGATTCTGGTTGCAAGAGacccacctctctctctctctctcttttaattAAGCATTTCTATTCCATTTCCTCCCTTTTATAGAAATATTAACCATTTATTATTGTTTTTCATTACTACAACACTCTTCTTTTCGAAGTTTCTGAAACTTTCACTCTAAGCATACATTTTTCTTTTGTTTACCCTTTTTCTTTCTCTCTATCTGCTCTTTGCCTCTTTCAATTAGCTTTAGATCTGGGATAGTTTAGAGCAAAATACACTTTCTATTTATTGCATGCTAATCCTAGCTGCTTATAGATTTTCAAAATTGAAAGTCAAATTTATTTGCTTTTATCGCCTGTAAATGTCTTTCCTCCACTGAACTAGCTATTTTCAGCCTTTTCTTTTAAACTCTCTTTCATTAGCAAATTAAAGACGAAATCTTTTTTGATTTGTTACTGGGGACATTTCTGCTCTTGGGTTTTGGTTATTGGTATGTATTCTATTCCCTATTTACGCATCTTTGCTTCAAAGTCTTAGCTTGGATGTTATTCGAATACCTAAAAAGGAGGCTTTGGTTCTGTTACAGAACCTCCTTTCTTCTCTTTGCCTCTTCTCTCTTAACTAGATTGCTGGGTTCCACTTTGCTTGCTAGCATTTTCGGTTTTCTGAGCTAGTTCGTACACCTCTTAGTTTTCAGCTAGAGGGAATTGCTGTCCATGAAAAACCGATTAATGAGTATGAGAAAAAATGCCAATTCCCACTCAGGAAGGGTGTTTAGTGATAGAAAATGGCTTATTCCATTTTTTGCAAGCCTCCTTGTATCTTTGACTCTATTTCTGTCAGCTACTTTTGGGCTATTTACCTCTTCTTATGGGGGAGATCAGTTGCCATTTGACATTATTTCATTTTCAAGATCAGAGGACGCCAGTGGGTATTTCGTTGAATCCGAATTAAACAAGTCGTTTAACACAAGTGGGTATTCAAAATTGGAGGCCCCTAGATTAGCTTATCTCATCTCAGGGACAAAGGGCGATAGTCGTAGAATGATGAGGACTTTGCAAGCAGTGTATCATCCAAGAAATCAGTATATTTTGCATTTAGATCTTGAGGCACCGCCCCGTGAAAGGTTGGAGTTGGGGATATCTGTGAAGAATGATCCGACATTTCTAGAAGTTGGGAATGTACGTATAATGGCACAGTCCAATTTGGTGACCTATAAGGGGCCAACTATGATAGCGTGTACACTTCAAGCGATTGCAATTATGTTGAGGGAGAGCTTGGAGTGGGATTGGTTCATTAACCTCAGTGCTTCGGATTATCCTCTTGTGACACAAGATGGTTAATATTGAATGCTACATTATTGTTGTTTCTGTTCTGTTATTATGATATTCTTTTATTATCGAAGgagtttatgatgtttgatcttatGAATGCATCTTAACATGCTCATTGTGACTGGTTACACTCTGGAGAACTTTTCCTGTATATTCATTTATAAATATTGCTGTCACCTATTAGCTATTAATTTGTGATTCCACTCACTTTTGTATATTATTGATTTGTGACTTCCATTTTGGAGGTTGGATATGTAGGTCCAGCCAAAGACATATTCTCTAAGGTTTAATCTGGAATGGGTAAACCATAATGTTATCAGGTACTTTAGCGTATCATCAGTGGAGCCTTTTTTATCAGAATGTAATTGGAATATGGAGTCTACTGAATGCAGGATTTGCTAGGGATTTTAGGACTACTTTAGGAAAAAAATATAAAGTAGAGTTCTGTTTGCTAAGTTATGTTGGTTTGGATTCCTAATTAGTGTTTCTTCTTTAGGATTCCAAATCCTAGTGCTGGTAAGATTACAAATACTAGTATAATTACCTGTCTTCTAGGATTTTGGTAGAgtttattatgattattattgatATGGAGAATTAATAAAGTTTTGACAATTTGTCTTCTTCCCCTCCTCTCCACTCTCCTGCCCTCCACCCACAAACCCCCACACACCCCCACCTCCTCCTCTTTTTGTTCTACTGGTTCCATCACTACTATTTCTTGATTCTGTAACAGGATTATTGTTCTGATTCCCCCTAGTTTTCTTAGAACCTTCCAGTAAAATTTAATGGATTCAAAAGGGTATGATAAAATCAGATGTTTCATCCTAAGACCTTGCCAGTTTAACTAAGCAATTCATTGTCTTGGAATACTTTCTGACTGTTAGGTTCCTTGCCATATGCTGCAGCAATGGTCAAATTATAGCCTATTTCAAATGCTTGCCAGTGAAATTTGATAAATAGTTGTAGGATTTTTGAATTGTTTGTGCCTGTCAGTCATCCAAAGCCAAGCTTTATGTGAGAGATGTGCTACTGTCCAAAGGTTTCGGCCTGCATTTTTGTTCTATGTCAGTGCATTATCTTGTTGACCTACTATTGATAAGTTGCATGGTTTTGATGAACTGCTGAGTTACCATTTGTCAGTAGATCTTCTTCATGCCATTGAAAAAGACCTGTATTCTAACATTGCCTCACAAAATATCATTGATGTGTATAGGAGTTGAACTTCTTTCTTCCTCTGTGTTCTGTTTACCTGTATAGTTTAACTATATTTGTAAGCTAAAATCTGAATGTGTTTTAATTGTACAGATTTGCTTCTTGTATTCTCAAATATGTCTAGAAATCTAAACTTCATTGAACATACGAAGATTACTGGATGGAAACTGTAAGTGAAAAATAGAGAACTCCTATGTTACTTCGCTAGAAGATGCTTGTTCCCTTCTTTTTAAtgggaaaaaaaatgaatttgagCATACTGCATTTTTCCAACTTTCTGCAGGAACCAAAGGGCAAAACCAATTATCATTGATCCAGGCctttacttatcaaagaaatatgacCTTGCTTTGACTTCTCAACGTCGTTCACTTCCCACTTCTTTCAAGTTGTTTACTGGTATGCAAATCGATCTAGAATCGTTACTTCTTTGAGCACACACTATATGGTAATCCTGTAGTTTTTATGCCATCATGCAAGTGCAGGCTAATATTTGCATCTTTGCAGAGTTGCATGCTTTTGTATATATAAGCTAGAAAATTCTCCATAGCATAAAATGAAAATCACGTGCTTCCCACTCTCCTGTTTGCCCTTTGTGTGTTTCTGGAATGAACATAAACAGCTATTAATTCATGAGGATTCCAAATATAATGGAAACACATGCAAAAATAAAATTTGCAATGGCAGTTCTCTCGTAAATGTCCCATTGAGTGTTTTACCATGCCCATGGTTAGGCATGCTGGGGACTCAATTTCTACTATCTTGCCATTTCACGGAGATGACGTGAGAGGATGAATTATACATGCCATAATTGTTATGTTGTGTTTTTGTCATGTTCTCAGAATTGCGTGCTGCATAATTTAGTTGTGTAGTCAATTACTACTATTTGGGGGGTGTCTGGTGTGTGAAAGTGTCTTTCTTTACTTTTTACCTGAAAAGTGTAGTTAGGATCTCTTCTAAGTTGGATAACCTGGGTTACAAATATTGGTATGGGTATTCTTTCTGTATGGTATGAGAGCTATATGTGGACAAGTGGATGTTTGCCTGCCATTATTTACTTCTTTGTGTTTTTTTTCATTGTTGGTTTTGAGATAAATTTAtgcattttttttctttgcttGCTTCTGGTGTGCAGGTTCAGCATGGGTAATGCTAACCCGATCCTTTTTAGAATACTCTATAATGGGATGGAATAACCTCCCACGAACTCTCTTAATGTACTACACAAATTTCATCTCCTCTCCAGAAGGATACTTCCATACTCTTATTTGCAACACAGAAGAATTCCGAAACACAGCAATAGGCCATGATCTTCACTACATTGCTTGGGACACTCCTCCAAAGCAGCATCCTATCTCTTTGACCATGAAAGACTTCGACAAAATGGTTAAAAGCAAGGCACCATTTGCTCGTAAATTTGCAAGGGATGATCCGGTTTTAGACAAGATTGACAAAGAGCTTCTAGGTCGCACAAGCCGGTTTGCACCTGGAGCATGGTGTATTGGCAGCTCAGATGATGGTGCTGATCCATGCTCTGTGCGTGGAAATTATTCAGTGTTTAGGCCAGGTCCAGGTGCTGAGAGGTTGCAACAACTGTTTCAGACATTGTTATCTGATGATTTTAGAAAAAAGCAGTGTTCATGATAGAAGTGAAATTTTGATAAATCTCCAAGTGTACATTGGTGTATTCTTAGATTATACAGCTGATGTAGAATGACGGAAGTTTTCTCTTATTCCCACATAAATGGAACATTAAGTTGAAAATGTAAAAAAATGTTTATTGGTACATTTTCAATCTACCCAATTCATTTATTTTGTTTATTATGTCTATTTTATCTTCTTCAGTGATTGAAAGTTGAAACACGAAATGATGTAGCACCTCGCTCTCTTTATGCATGAAAGATCCTAGGTCTCTCTCTGCTAATCGATGTTGCTTATAGGTGCAACTCTGATGTCTCATCCAGGACATCAGAGCTGGGAAAGAACATGACTCCTGATTTTCTTTCAATCATCCAAAGCTTGGAAGTTTTGCAACCAAACCAGGCAAGTTTAAGCCTAAGCAATGGCCAAATGTCAGCTAAAACTTTACAGATTTAAAGATGCAGTTAAATGTCCAAACAAATCTTCGATCAGTCTCTGTTAGCAGAGATCAGATTCATGTACTTTTCAACAATCATTTCAGGTGAAAAATCAGTGAAGTATCCCTTCTCTACATCCAACCCTTCTTCAGCTGCTAGCATCTCAACCCTGGACTGGACCCTGTCTGCTCCAATCTGATTGGGTTCTAAGAGCATGCAAGCTATCTCAGTGGAATCCTCACCATGAACTAAGCCCAATGTTTGCACTGTAGGGAGCCCACCACCACGAGCACTCACCAACCTCGCAATCCGTCGAGCAGCAGAGACATCAGTGGACAGGATGGGCACATTGTACAATCCTACCCAGGGGCGTGCTCCGATCATTGTGATGCCTCTGGCCCGAGACACATGCTGCGGGCCTTCATTGGGCATTTCTGGGAGAATTTCAGGCATGTTCCATCCTGCCCATTGGTTCCCCATGAAATTGGGCCTGTAGTAACCCAGCTCACGCCTGATGGTGTCCAGGGCCTTTCCTGTTGGGTGTGCTGCTGCATAAAGAAATACTGGCACTGCAAATGCAATTCATCGGGAAACGAAATTTAACACTTTATTTCGTTCACTTCCAAAACGATTTATGTAAGAGCAGATTAGGGATAGTGAGGTTGATTTTTCTTGTTAAAGAAAGTGGAAACTTATCGAGTTCAAGTGActtcattgaatttaaaaaaaaaaaatggtttgtATCCGAAATGTTGAGTTTTATAAAAGCTTAACCTTGAAATCTGCTGCCAATATCAGCTGCCACAGCTTTAGCAAGCCAAGCTGCTTCATCCAGGGAAGCTTGAGCCAAGGGATGGAAAACAATGTCATCCACAACACCAAGCCGAGGGTGTGCCCCACAGTGGGACTCGAGGTTTATGGCTCCATAAGCTGCCTCAATCATGGCCAGCACAGTTTGCTGCAATGGGCTGTAAATAGCACTTCCTGTGCTATCAAGAACAACATATGACACAAGAGTGTACCTTATCCTATTATAGGCTCTGTCCTCAAATTTGTTCACTATCACAGTTTCTGGGTCGAGCCTAGCAGCGCTTTCAATCGACTCAAGAGCTGTGTGATTACGTGATTCTGATATGTAGAGCTTGCAACATAGCAGCATGGACTGATTTACTGTTTTCTTGTTCTATTGCAATCCAAGAAAttgagaaaaaagaaaaggaaaaacatTAGCCATGATGAAGGAGCTGGACCCTTCGTGGACGAACCAATTATCTGATGAGATCATCTTATCCTTCCATTTGATCATGCTTCATCAAAAAATAAGGTCAATGGACACGTCTGTGGAAGCTACATTATGATTCAAGGTTTTTCTTGGTTATAGCAGGTGATAGCTTCAACTACTACTCAATTAACAGCTCATAAACAACAAACTAAAATTGATCGATTGAACACTTACACAAGAAAACGAAGACAAGGCATCTTGGGAAACAGGAAATggagaaaaatatataaatatttattccaATTTGATGTAATATGATAAAACTCAAATGGGATGATTTTATTGGAGCTTTCTACCCAGAAAAGAGAGTGTTCATAAAAGAAAACCAGCAATGAAACAAAGATATTCCCATTTAAGACCAAATTTCCATGCCAATTCTCTAGTTTTGAAGTGGGTATTGATGAAATTAAAAAAGATCATGTACAAGCAAACGCTAAACATGCAACTTGGACAAAAATCCAAAGAAAACAGCAAAAGAACATGGCAAAGAAAAAGAAGCACAGATacatagagagagagaaagagagagagagagaggagatcaAATTTGCAGTTTGTCCTAATGTGGAGTTGGTGTAAGAGTTACCTTGCAACTCGAGTTAAAATCCATCGCTTCCTCTCTAGTCTGCTTCGCCTTCGTTGCTGTGCCTTCAGTTTGAGTCTTCATGGAGGAGCTGCTTAAAGAATACCTGCAAATATAAGAGCAAGACATTAATGTCGAAATATCTAAACAAAAGCTTATGGGGTCAGCAATGTACAACTCCCATTGAATCCAACGTCCCCACTTCTGGACCCTGAAATCCATAAACGTGGATAAGGAGAAGCTTATTTGTCCAAAATCTCGATTCACATGGTACGCAATGATTCCATAGTTTATTCAAGACATGCAAAATCAAGCTAAGAAAGCTTTGCTTTTCATATTGGTAATTGCTAAATAAACAAAACATTGCCAGAAAGATCCGCTTATTTAATTAATGTACATCTTTTTAGTCAGAAAAAAGGTTCCCTAAGCAGGGTTGCTTAAAGCAGCAATCACCACCTTTCCTTTAGCGGGTTCTTCATTCAATATGTTTCTTCCAATGTGAAGAATGGCAAACTGAAGTCACAGAATGCAGATTACATTTGGAAAGTTCAAGTGCTTGGCTTGGGTAGGTGTACACGTGAATCTTTAATACGAGGCTGAAATTTCAGCGGAGAGATTCTAGATAATTAGAGATTATGATGTTTAACTCCATCCCTTTATTTAATATGCTCGTTTGATATCGATTTCAATtcgttatatatatgtatatattgtggaCCCTTTACAAGGCTAATTATCATGGGTCTCTTTGCATATTTTGGAACTCTCCAATTGTCTTCAACCAACAAATCACAAGAATTGTACATATAATGTGAATTTGCTGTGTCAACATTGATGCTGATATGAAAGAGACTTACAGAGAATGATCGACTGAAAAAATATAAGAAATCACTACAAGCCAAACCTTATCTTCTTACAACTTTATTATTAGTTCTATTATGAATCCACCTCTTCATCTCAACAGAACAAGCTGGAAATGAACTGAACATGTCATGTAATCTAGGCATGCAAGCTATACTTTAACAGATGACATTGGCAGGCGCTGTACCTTGGTCTCCATTTCTGATGATTGCAGGCTTTAAATTACGTCTCTTGATGCTATCTCTCAATTGTCTGCCAAGTTCAGAGAGCAAATCTGCAAAATCGAGGCTCTTAGTTCCAGGGTTCCCTTGTAGTTAAACCATGCTTTCTAAACCTCATGGTGAGAGATAGAGTTTTGGAATTCATCTATATTTTCGATCATGAATACAAGCATCAATAAAAGTTCAAATATGACTTTCAGATGGCACCTAATCTTAATATAGAGCATATGTAACTACTTACCGAGTATGCGAATGAACCTCATTTATCTGATAAAAGACCCTCGATTAAAGAATGGAATCATGTATAGACAATCACTCAAATCACACTCATTGGAACAATACCTTTTATTACAATATTTCTTGAATTAATTTCCATCGAAAGAACAATATCTTCACTCATACAATATTTAATCTTGTGGTTACAATTCGGAATTCAACTTCAAGTAACTTTCAATTATATTTTCCTCAGAGAAATCAGTAAAATATCCTTTCCCCGCAGTCATACCCTCTTCCTCTGCAAGCCTCTCAACTTCTTGCTGAACTCTTTCTCCTCCCACTTTACTCGGTTCCAACAAGTTACAAGCAACCTCAATTACATCATCACCATGCGCAAGAGCCATGGTTTGTACTGAACTAAGACCACCTCCCCTCCCACTGACTTGTTTTGCAATTCTGCGAACAGCAGCAATATCAGTAGAGAAGACAGGGACATTGTAGTTGTCAACCCATTGGCTTGCTCCAATTACAACTATGCCTTTTGCTCGAGTCACTTGAGCTGGACCTTCATCTGGTTTCATCGGCAAGGACTCTGATTTTGGTCCCCCTATCCATTGGTTTCCAGAATTTGGCTTGAAATAACCCAGTTCTCTTCTGATTGAATCCAGTGTCCTTCCCTGTTCACTGGCAGCTCCATATAGGAAGGTAGGGACTGCAAGCTATACTTAAGATCATTAGCAATGCAGAAATAAAGTATATCTCATACGCTGATCCAGTAGGGATGTAGAAACTCATGAAATACTATCTTAATTACACAAAATTGGTAGCATAAAAATGAGTGCTATCTTAATCACCATATCAAGTAAAAATTCAGTCTAATGATATCTCCTACACTTGGGACCAAAGAAACAGGGCTGCAATTCAAAGTATACCACTGAACCACTTAAAATCCAATGCAAAATTCAATCCATTTGAAATGCCTAACagaaaatttttttattcaagGTATAGACATGGGACAACAAAAGAACAAGGTAAGACAAATGAGGGAAATTCTCACTTAAGTCCAGTCTTCATAGACCCAAAGGCATATCAAGAGATATATTCATGCGGGACCTATCAATTTTGTATGTAAAATTCATCCCTATGTTTATTAGTCCACATGAACTGCGTCTAGACAAGAATGACTAGACAAATGAACCAAAAGTA
This sequence is a window from Hevea brasiliensis isolate MT/VB/25A 57/8 chromosome 10, ASM3005281v1, whole genome shotgun sequence. Protein-coding genes within it:
- the LOC110668255 gene encoding beta-glucuronosyltransferase GlcAT14A; the protein is MKNRLMSMRKNANSHSGRVFSDRKWLIPFFASLLVSLTLFLSATFGLFTSSYGGDQLPFDIISFSRSEDASGYFVESELNKSFNTSGYSKLEAPRLAYLISGTKGDSRRMMRTLQAVYHPRNQYILHLDLEAPPRERLELGISVKNDPTFLEVGNVRIMAQSNLVTYKGPTMIACTLQAIAIMLRESLEWDWFINLSASDYPLVTQDDLLLVFSNMSRNLNFIEHTKITGWKLNQRAKPIIIDPGLYLSKKYDLALTSQRRSLPTSFKLFTGSAWVMLTRSFLEYSIMGWNNLPRTLLMYYTNFISSPEGYFHTLICNTEEFRNTAIGHDLHYIAWDTPPKQHPISLTMKDFDKMVKSKAPFARKFARDDPVLDKIDKELLGRTSRFAPGAWCIGSSDDGADPCSVRGNYSVFRPGPGAERLQQLFQTLLSDDFRKKQCS
- the LOC110668256 gene encoding uncharacterized protein LOC110668256 isoform X2 is translated as MDFRVQKWGRWIQWELYIADPISFCLDISTLMSCSYICRYSLSSSSMKTQTEGTATKAKQTREEAMDFNSSCKNKKTVNQSMLLCCKLYISESRNHTALESIESAARLDPETVIVNKFEDRAYNRIRYTLVSYVVLDSTGSAIYSPLQQTVLAMIEAAYGAINLESHCGAHPRLGVVDDIVFHPLAQASLDEAAWLAKAVAADIGSRFQVPVFLYAAAHPTGKALDTIRRELGYYRPNFMGNQWAGWNMPEILPEMPNEGPQHVSRARGITMIGARPWVGLYNVPILSTDVSAARRIARLVSARGGGLPTVQTLGLVHGEDSTEIACMLLEPNQIGADRVQSRVEMLAAEEGLDVEKGYFTDFSPEMIVEKYMNLISANRD
- the LOC110668256 gene encoding uncharacterized protein LOC110668256 isoform X5; its protein translation is MKTQTEGTATKAKQTREEAMDFNSSCKNKKTVNQSMLLCCKLYISESRNHTALESIESAARLDPETVIVNKFEDRAYNRIRYTLVSYVVLDSTGSAIYSPLQQTVLAMIEAAYGAINLESHCGAHPRLGVVDDIVFHPLAQASLDEAAWLAKAVAADIGSRFQVPVFLYAAAHPTGKALDTIRRELGYYRPNFMGNQWAGWNMPEILPEMPNEGPQHVSRARGITMIGARPWVGLYNVPILSTDVSAARRIARLVSARGGGLPTVQTLGLVHGEDSTEIACMLLEPNQIGADRVQSRVEMLAAEEGLDVEKGYFTDFSPEMIVEKYMNLISANRD
- the LOC110668256 gene encoding uncharacterized protein LOC110668256 isoform X3 gives rise to the protein MKNPLKERVQKWGRWIQWELYSLSSSSMKTQTEGTATKAKQTREEAMDFNSSCKNKKTVNQSMLLCCKLYISESRNHTALESIESAARLDPETVIVNKFEDRAYNRIRYTLVSYVVLDSTGSAIYSPLQQTVLAMIEAAYGAINLESHCGAHPRLGVVDDIVFHPLAQASLDEAAWLAKAVAADIGSRFQVPVFLYAAAHPTGKALDTIRRELGYYRPNFMGNQWAGWNMPEILPEMPNEGPQHVSRARGITMIGARPWVGLYNVPILSTDVSAARRIARLVSARGGGLPTVQTLGLVHGEDSTEIACMLLEPNQIGADRVQSRVEMLAAEEGLDVEKGYFTDFSPEMIVEKYMNLISANRD
- the LOC110668256 gene encoding uncharacterized protein LOC110668256 isoform X1, encoding MKNPLKERVQKWGRWIQWELYIADPISFCLDISTLMSCSYICRYSLSSSSMKTQTEGTATKAKQTREEAMDFNSSCKNKKTVNQSMLLCCKLYISESRNHTALESIESAARLDPETVIVNKFEDRAYNRIRYTLVSYVVLDSTGSAIYSPLQQTVLAMIEAAYGAINLESHCGAHPRLGVVDDIVFHPLAQASLDEAAWLAKAVAADIGSRFQVPVFLYAAAHPTGKALDTIRRELGYYRPNFMGNQWAGWNMPEILPEMPNEGPQHVSRARGITMIGARPWVGLYNVPILSTDVSAARRIARLVSARGGGLPTVQTLGLVHGEDSTEIACMLLEPNQIGADRVQSRVEMLAAEEGLDVEKGYFTDFSPEMIVEKYMNLISANRD
- the LOC110668256 gene encoding uncharacterized protein LOC110668256 isoform X4, translating into MKNPLKERYSLSSSSMKTQTEGTATKAKQTREEAMDFNSSCKNKKTVNQSMLLCCKLYISESRNHTALESIESAARLDPETVIVNKFEDRAYNRIRYTLVSYVVLDSTGSAIYSPLQQTVLAMIEAAYGAINLESHCGAHPRLGVVDDIVFHPLAQASLDEAAWLAKAVAADIGSRFQVPVFLYAAAHPTGKALDTIRRELGYYRPNFMGNQWAGWNMPEILPEMPNEGPQHVSRARGITMIGARPWVGLYNVPILSTDVSAARRIARLVSARGGGLPTVQTLGLVHGEDSTEIACMLLEPNQIGADRVQSRVEMLAAEEGLDVEKGYFTDFSPEMIVEKYMNLISANRD
- the LOC110668257 gene encoding uncharacterized protein LOC110668257 isoform X2, coding for MQQMMGSRRKNMLKWTLACCKVYISESRNKAALESIEHAAKLFPQAPIVNKFEDATYNRVGYTLVSSLTPKPSVDSCPLKTAVLAMVKAAFEAIDLESHCGSHPRLGVVDHICFHPLAHASSDQAAGIAKSLAADVGSSLQVPTFLYGAASEQGRTLDSIRRELGYFKPNSGNQWIGGPKSESLPMKPDEGPAQVTRAKGIVVIGASQWVDNYNVPVFSTDIAAVRRIAKQVSGRGGGLSSVQTMALAHGDDVIEVACNLLEPSKVGGERVQQEVERLAEEEGMTAGKGYFTDFSEENIIESYLKLNSEL
- the LOC110668257 gene encoding uncharacterized protein LOC110668257 isoform X1, with translation MNNRHWCLCCDFKFEQGSRRKNMLKWTLACCKVYISESRNKAALESIEHAAKLFPQAPIVNKFEDATYNRVGYTLVSSLTPKPSVDSCPLKTAVLAMVKAAFEAIDLESHCGSHPRLGVVDHICFHPLAHASSDQAAGIAKSLAADVGSSLQVPTFLYGAASEQGRTLDSIRRELGYFKPNSGNQWIGGPKSESLPMKPDEGPAQVTRAKGIVVIGASQWVDNYNVPVFSTDIAAVRRIAKQVSGRGGGLSSVQTMALAHGDDVIEVACNLLEPSKVGGERVQQEVERLAEEEGMTAGKGYFTDFSEENIIESYLKLNSEL